The following are encoded in a window of Impatiens glandulifera chromosome 5, dImpGla2.1, whole genome shotgun sequence genomic DNA:
- the LOC124937902 gene encoding DNA-directed RNA polymerases II, IV and V subunit 8B-like: MAEPLLQDIFTVERVDADGKKFDRVSRIEARSQQLDIEMQLDINSEIYPLYVGDKFNMVLVPTLNLDGTPDTGYFIQGGRKTLADKFEYVMHGKIYRIPEDAGRSKKVEMLVSFSGLLMQLNVEPGYAQKFDLDMKIFLLIRKV; encoded by the exons ATGGCGGAACCCCTTCTACAAGACATATTCACAGTCGAGCGGGTGGATGCTGATGGCAAGAAGTTTGATAGAg TGAGCCGCATTGAAGCTCGGAGTCAGCAACTGGACATTGAGATGCAACTGGATATCAATTCTGAGATATATCCTCTTTATGTTGGTGATAAATTTAATATGGTTCTTGTCCCAACTCTCAACCTCGATGGAACTCCAGATACTGGTTATTTCATTCAG GGTGGGAGGAAGACACTTGCTGATAAATTTGAATATGTGATGCATGGGAAGATATATAGAATCCCAGAAGATGCTGGAAGGAGCAAGAAAGT GGAGATGCTCGTTTCCTTTTCCGGACTGCTGATGCAACTGAATGTGGAACCGGGTTATGCACAAAAGTTCGATCTTGACATGAAAATCTTTCTTCTCATCAGGAAGGTTTAG
- the LOC124937900 gene encoding uncharacterized protein LOC124937900 — translation MGESFTIQISANLVKQLADDAEKSKKRTKRPKPKVPEKSSKPFQKINEKPIFKDPPHVAAAQGTGHAGWPQQPLFLSPPSPSLAVNAELESIRSTLDQSEKVLQKLQKQEEEMVREVTERAKDLHEKEFKLPSQKPVPCLFEKDACSDCYRDNIINPLKCAEAVKNYADCARRFRQMQTTTTGSGVKQ, via the coding sequence ATGGGTGAATCATTTACAATCCAGATCAGTGCCAACTTAGTCAAGCAGCTAGCAGATGATGCTGAGAAATCAAAGAAGAGGACAAAGAGGCCAAAGCCAAAAGTACCCGAAAAAAGCAGTAAACCATTTCAGAAAATCAACGAAAAGCCAATTTTCAAAGATCCCCCCCATGTGGCTGCTGCTCAGGGAACAGGCCATGCTGGATGGCCACAACAACCTCTGTTCTTATCGCCACCATCTCCTTCTTTAGCAGTAAATGCGGAGTTGGAATCCATTCGTTCAACTCTGGATCAAAGTGAGAAAGTTCTCCAGAAATTGCAGaagcaagaagaagagatggtACGAGAAGTGACTGAAAGAGCCAAAGATCTCCACGAGAAGGAGTTCAAGCTTCCGAGCCAGAAACCAGTGCCCTGTTTATTTGAGAAAGATGCTTGCTCTGATTGTTACAGGGACAATATAATAAACCCTCTAAAATGTGCTGAAGCTGTCAAGAACTATGCAGACTGCGCCCGCAGATTCAGGCAGATGCAAACAACTACTACCGGCAGCGGGGTAAAACAGTAA
- the LOC124937901 gene encoding F-box protein SNE-like: MAMAMAMAKKKKKMSYNYKFSINNDIDLLTEILKRLDGRSLCVAACVCRLWTSISRNDLVWEHLCFRNASTAVRPVVAALGGYRRLYMVCIRPMLSRLARRRAVLRRAWTRQEMEMSLSLFCIDYYEKLGAGSGSGKLRDASASSLMFLCKPVNV; the protein is encoded by the coding sequence atggcaatggcaatggcaatggcgaagaagaagaagaaaatgtctTACAATTATAAATTCAGCATCAACAATGACATTGATCTGTTGACAGAGATCCTCAAAAGACTCGACGGCCGTTCCCTCTGCGTAGCCGCCTGCGTTTGCCGATTATGGACCTCCATATCGCGTAACGATCTTGTATGGGAACACCTCTGTTTCCGAAACGCGTCCACCGCCGTGCGCCCTGTCGTGGCTGCGCTTGGAGGTTACCGGAGACTCTATATGGTTTGTATCCGTCCAATGCTCAGCCGACTGGCCCGGCGAAGAGCAGTTCTCCGGCGGGCATGGACCCGACAAGAGATGGAGATGTCGCTGTCTCTTTTCTGCATCGATTATTATGAGAAACTCGGCGCCGGCTCCGGCAGTGGTAAGCTCAGGGATGCGTCTGCATCATCGCTCATGTTCCTTTGCAAACCCGTGAATGTCTGA
- the LOC124940157 gene encoding uncharacterized protein LOC124940157: MSKERQPEPLDFFIWTVEDVGLWLEEIKLGSYGEIFREMGVNGEYLEGMSMLTTEQILRFIRRCHMKWGDFITLCKELRRIKVACLKGEQRIRRPWWAPPCLAVVFVKAANTSRRQARVVSLKLEP, from the exons ATGAGCAAGGAGAGGCAACCTGAACCCCTGGATTTCTTTATTTGGACAGTTGAG GATGTTGGGTTGTGGTTAGAAGAGATAAAGTTGGGCAGCTATGGTGAAATATTCAGAGAAATGGGTGTAAATGGAGAATACTTGGAAGGCATGTCAATGTTAACAACAGAACAGATACTTCGCTTTATAAGGCGATGCCACATGAAATGGGGGGATTTCATAACCCTCTGCAAAGAACTCAGGCGAATTAAAG TTGCTTGCCTGAAAGGTGAACAAAGGATACGGAGGCCATGGTGGGCTCCTCCTTGTTTGGCAGTTGTTTTTGTCAAGGCAGCAAACACCAGTAGAAGACAGGCAAGAGTTGTTTCATTGAAGCTTGAACCTTGA
- the LOC124937644 gene encoding vacuolar protein-sorting-associated protein 11 homolog — protein MYQWRKFDFFEEKYGGKFSIPDDITGNIACCSSGRGKVIVGSDDGTVSLLDRGLKFNYGFRAHSSVLFLQQLKQRNLLVTVGEDEQVSPQASAVCLKIFDLDKMQPEGTSTSTPDCVQILRIFTNHYPEAKITSFLVLEEAPPILLIAIGLDNGCIYGIEGDIARERIKRFKLQVDSHSDKKLSSITGLGFRIDGQATQLFAVTPTSVSLFSLQIEPYVKQTLDQIGSSASTAMSDRSELIIGRPEAIYFYEVDGRGPCWAFEGEKRFLGWFRGYLLCIIEDQRSGTNIFNIYDLKNRLIAHSLIIEEVSHMLCEWGNIILIMNDKSALCIGEKDMESKLDMLFKKNLYTVAINLVQSQQADAAATSEVLRKYADHLYVKQDYDEAMAQYINTIGHLEPSYVIQKFLDAQRIHNLTNYLEKLHEKGLATKDHTTLLLNCYTKLKDVEKLDFFIKTEDGVGEHKFDVETAIRVCRAANYHEHAMYVAKKTGRHEWYLKILLEDLDRYDEALEYISSLQPSHAGVTVKEYGKILIEHRPKETIEILMKLCTDEKEKKSKKGSSSGNYMSMLPSPTDFLNIFVHHPQSLMEFLEKYINKVTDSPAQVEIHNTLLELYLSPTSKGERPSVVADKLIADRKDLDQEKDHQERLLKGLRLLKAAWPSDLEQPLYDVDLAVILSEMNAFNEGLLFLYEKMKLYKEVMACYMQAHDHEGLIACCKRLGDSGKGGDPSLWSDILKYFGELGEDCSKEVKEVLTYIERDDILPPIVVLQTLSKNPCLTLSVIKDYIARKLEQESKLIEEDRRAVEKYQEETLSMRKEVQDLRTNARIFQLSKCTACTFTLDLPAVHFMCMHSFHHRCLGDNEKECPECAPEYRKVLEIKKSLEQNSKDYSKFFQQVKNSKDGFSVIAEYFGKGIISKTSIGPKSDT, from the exons ATGTACCAGTGGAGGAAATTCGACTTCTTCGAGGAGAAATATGGCGGAAAGTTCTCCATTCCCGACGACATCACCGGAAACATCGCATGCTGTTCCAGCGGACGAGGAAAGGTCATTGTCGGATCCGATGATGGCACCGTTAGCTTGCTTGATCGAGGTCTAAAGTTCAACTATGGATTCCGAGCTCATTCCTCAGTCCTCTTCCTTCAGCAGCTCAAG CAACGCAATTTATTAGTCACGGTTGGGGAAGATGAACAAGTATCTCCTCAAGCTTCGGCTGTATGCCTCAAGATTTTTGACCTTGATAAGATGCAGCCGGAAGGTACTAGCACATCAACTCCGGATTGCGTTCAGATATTACGAATTTTCACAAATCATTATCCCGAAGCAAAG ATTACGTCTTTTCTAGTGCTGGAGGAAGCGCCACCGATACTACTAATAGCTATTGGATTGGACAACGGTTGCATTTATGGGATCGAAGGGGATATTGCTCGTGAAAGAATCAAGCGGTTCAAGCTTCAAGTTGATAGTCACTCTGATAAAAAATTGTCTTCCATAACAGGGCTAGGGTTCCGAATAGATGGACAGGCAACTCAACTCTTTGCAGTTACTCCAACATCAGTGAGTTTGTTCAGTTTGCAAATTGAACCATATGTTAAGCAGACGCTTGATCAGATTGGATCCAGTGCTAGTACTGCTATGAGTGACCGTTCG GAATTGATTATTGGTCGTCCAGAGGCTATATATTTTTACGAGGTTGATGGTCGTGGCCCTTGTTGGGCTTTCGAAGGAGAGAAGAGATTCCTTGGGTGGTTTCGTGGCTATCTCTTATGCATTATAGAGGATCAAAGAAGCGGTAcaaatattttcaacatttatgATCTGAAGAATCGTTTGATTGCCCACAGTTTGATAATTGAGGAAGTTTCTCACATGCTTTGCGAATGGGGGAACATAATTCTTATAATGAATGACAAATCAGCACTATGTATTGGGGAGAAGGATATGGAGAGCAAGTTAGACATGCTATTCAAGAAGAATCTTTACACAGTTGCTATAAATCTTGTCCAAAGTCAGCAAGCTGATGCTGCTGCAACTTCCGAAGTCCTAAGGAAGTATGCAGACCATTTATATGTCAAACAAGACTATGATGAAGCTATGGCTCAGTACATAAATACAATTGGACATCTCGAGCCTTCTTATGTGATACAGAAGTTCTTAGATGCCCAAAGGATTCACAACCTTACAAATTACTTGGAGAAATTACATGAGAAAGGCCTTGCTACAAAAGATCACACGACGCTATTGCTAAACTGTTATACCAAGTTGAAAGACGTGGAAAAACTTGACTTTTTTATCAAGACTGAAGATGGTGTAGGAGAGCACAAGTTTGATGTTGAAACTGCAATTAGGGTCTGCCGTGCTGCCAACTATCACGAGCATGCTATGTATGTTGCTAAGAAGACTGGAAGACATGAATGGTACTTAAAGATATTACTGGAAGATCTGGATCGATATGATGAAGCCTTGGAATACATTTCAAGTCTTCAACCAAGCCATGCTGGGGTGACTGTAAAAGAATATGGAAAAATTCTTATAGAACACCGCCCCAAGGAAACAATTGAAATACTCATGAAACTTTGTACagatgaaaaagagaagaagtCCAAGAAAGGCTCTTCAAGTGGCAACTATATGTCCATGCTGCCATCTCCTACAGACTTTCTTAATATATTTGTCCATCATCCACAGTCTCTTATGGAGTTTCTTGAAAAGTACATCAACAAAGTGACTGACTCACCTGCCCAAGTGGAAATTCACAATACACTCTTGGAGTTGTACTTGTCTCCTACCTCAAAAGGAGAAAGGCCTTCTGTGGTAGCTGATAAATTGATTGCTGATCGAAAAGACTTGGACCAGGAAAAAGATCATCAAGAAAGGCTTCTAAAGGGGCTGCGCTTGCTAAAGGCTGCTTGGCCGTCTGACCTTGAGCAACCTCTTTATGACGTTGACCTTGCTGTTATTTTGTCCGAAATGAATGCCTTCAATGAAgggttattatttttatatgagaaGATGAAACTCTATAAAGAGGTTATGGCATGTTACATGCAGGCCCATGACCATGAGGGTTTAATTGCATGCTGTAAGAGGCTGGGGGATTCTGGCAAAGGAGGTGATCCATCTCTTTGGTCAGATATATTGAAATACTTTGgtgaacttggagaagattgcTCAAAAGAGGTGAAGGAAGTATTAACTTACATTGAGAGGGATGATATTTTGCCTCCAATTGTCGTCCTTCAAACCCTTTCCAAAAATCCGTGCCTAACTCTCTCAGTCATCAAAGATTACATCGCGAGAAAGCTCGAACAAGAATCAAAGTTGATTGAAGAGGACCGCAGGGCTGTTGAGAAATATCAG GAAGAAACATTGTCTATGAGGAAGGAAGTTCAGGATCTCAGGACAAATGCCAGAATCTTCCAGCTTAGCAAATGCACAGCTTGCACTTTCACCCTTGATCTCCCTGCTGTTCACTTCATGTGCATGCACTCATTTCATCATCGCTGTCTGGGTGACAATGAAAAAGAGTGTCCTGAGTGCGCTCCTGAATATCGAAAAGTCCTAGAAATAAAGAAAAGTCTCGAGCAGAACTCTAAAGATTATTCTAAGTTCTTTCAGCAAGTTAAGAATTCAAAGGATGGTTTCTCTGTGATTGCTGAGTATTTCGGAAAGGGAATAATTAGCAAAACCAGCATTGGACCCAAGAGTGACACTTAA